The following is a genomic window from Pseudomonas lurida.
GTAGTCAGCGAAGTGACAGTGGAGGAGGGCAAGCGCCCGCTGTTCATCCTGTTGGATGGCACTTGGAGCGAGGCGCGCAAGATGTTCCGCAAAAGCCCCTACCTGGAGCAACTGCCGGTACTCAGCCTGGCGCCGGAACAGCTGTCACGCTACAAGCTGCGCCGCTCAAAGCGCGACGATCATTTCTGTACCGCCGAAGTCGCCGCGCTGTGCCTTGAGTTGGCAGATGACCTCGCCGCCTGCGAAGTGCTGGATGCCTACCTGGACGTGTTCAGCACCCATTACCTGGCGGCCAAGTTCCAGTTACCCCTGGACCCGACGGACATCGTCCATACTCGTCTTGCGCCCTATATACCGGCGGTATAGCCAGACGACGTTTGCATGATGGCACCCTAAACTCGCACGCCGCTAAAATGCCCGTGGGCGTAGTGCTTGACCCCCCAGGCTACGCTGGGCATGCTGAGCGCCGATTGGGGTGCAACCGTGAATTTTTTCGATGTCGTTCCAGGTGCTTTTGACGTCGAGCGTGCCCTGTGGCGATGGCTGCCTGGCTGTCGCCTTGTGTACCGGTGAACCCTGAACCCATCAGGGCTGCCATAAAAAACAGGATCATTTAATCAATGGCCACATACGAAATCCTGATAGCCGATGACCACCCGCTGTTTCGCAGCGCGCTGCACCAAGCAGTGACCCTGGGTCTTGGCCCGGACGTGCGCCTGGTCGAAGTGGCCAGCATTGCCGAGCTGGAAGCCCGCCTCACCGAAAAATCCGACTGGGACCTGGTGCTGCTCGACCTGAATATGCCTGGTGCCTACGGTTTCTCCGGGCTGGTGCTGTTGCGTGGGCAATACCCGCAAATCCCCGTGGTGATGGTCTCGGCCCAGGAAGAAGCCGATGTGGTGGTGCGCTCCAAGGAGTTTGGTGCCAGCGGTTTCATTCCCAAGTCCAGCGCGATGGAAGATATCCAGAAAGCGGTACGTACCGTGCTGGACGGCGATGTGTCTTGGCCGCCGCAGGCGTTTGAAGAAATCAACGTGTCCGACGAAGCCAAGGCCGCCCGTGATGGCCTCGCCAGCCTGACGCCCCAGCAGTTCCGGGTGCTGACCATGGTCTGCGAAGGCTTGCTGAACAAGCAGATTGCCTACGAGCTGAGCGTGTCGGAAGCGACGATCAAGGCCCACGTGACGGCGATCTTCCGCAAGCTTGGCGTGCGCACGCGCACCCAGGCGGCGCTGCTCTTGCAACAACTTGAGTCAATTTCGCAGCACTAAGCTGTCACCGGTTCACGCTTTTTTGACTTTGCGTGATCTAGTTTCCCCACTCCTTTGGTTCAGTTGCCTACATCTATGTCGCCTTTCAAGGGTCAAACCGGTATCAAACGTATCTTCAACGCTGGGGGGTATTCCCTGGATGGCCTACGCGCAGCGTTCACCGGCGAGGCAGCCTTCCGCCAGTTGGTACTGCTCAACGTGATCCTGATCCCGGTGAGCTTTTTCCTGAATGTCAGCCGCGTCGAGCGGGCCTTGCTGATCGCCGTGTGCCTGCTGGCATTGATCGTCGAGTTGCTCAACTCGGCAGTGGAAGCGGCGATCGACCGTATTTCCCTGGACCGCCACCCGCTGTCGAAAAACGCCAAGGACATGGGCAGCGCCGCGCAGTTCGTTGCGCTGACCATGATTACCCTGGTGTGGGCCGTCATCCTGGTCTGACCCTCAGGCAATACTCGGCAGCACGATTTCGTCGCTGCGCTGGACCCCGGCGGTGAAGGCGCGGCAGAGCTCCAGGAACTCGCGCATTGCCGAGGTCTGGTACTTCTGTTTGTGCCAGATGAAGTAGAACTGCCGGGCCAGGTCCAGGTCCGGGGTTTCCACCGGCACCAGGCTGCCACGGCGGAACGCATCGCGCAGTGCCAGCCGCGAAATGCAGCCGATACCCAGTCCCGATTCCACCGCACGCTTGATGGCCTCGGTGTGTTCCAGTTCCAGGCGGATATTCAGCGCGCTGCGGTGATGGCGCATGGCTTGGTCAAACGTCAGGCGCGTGCCCGAACCCTGTTCCCGCAGGATCCACGCCTCATGGGTCAACTCATCCATGCTTGCCACGCCACGCTTGGCCAAGTGATGCTGCGGCGCGCAAAACACCACCAGCTCATCCTCGACCCAGGTTTGCACCTCGATATCCGGGTGGCTGCAGTCGCCTTCGATTAGACCCAGGTCAATTTCGTAATGCGCCACTTGGTGCACGATATGAGCAGTGTTCTGCACATGCAGCTTCACCTGGCTTTCCGGATGCTGCTGCATGAAGCTGCCGATCAGCAGCGTGGCCAGGTAGTTACCGATGGTGAGGGTCGCGCCAACTGCCAGGGAGCCAAAGCCGGACTTGCCGTTGAGCAGGTCCTCGATCTCCTTGGCCTGGTCCAGCAGCGCCACGGCCTGGGGCAACAGCTGATGACCGAGGGCGTTGAGGCTCAGGCGCTTGCCCGCGCGGTCGAATAATTGGCAGCTGGATTGACGCTCCAGCTCGGTGATCGAGGTGCTGGCGGCGGATTGAGATAAGGCCAGAAGGCCAGCAGCGCGCGAGACGCTTTCCTGCTGGGCGACGGCGACGAAGACTTGCAGTTGACGGAGAGTAAATCGCATATCGATATAACCGATAACCCTTATCTTAATAATCCAGTTAACAGATATTGTCGCCGCCATTAGAATGCTGTGCAATTGCGCAACTACATTTGGCGCAGACCCATTTCCAGGAGTCCCCCGTACATGAGCAACATGAACCACGAGCGTGTCCTCAGTGTTCATCACTGGAACGACACTCTGTTCAGCTTCAAGTGCACCCGCGATCCGGGCCTGCGCTTCGAGAACGGTCAGTTCGTGATGATCGGCCTGCAACAACCCAATGGCCGCCCGCTCATGCGCGCTTACTCCATTGCCAGCCCGAACTGGGAAGAGCATCTGGAGTTCTTCAGCATTAAAGTGCCAGATGGCCCGCTGACTTCCCAATTGCAGCATTTGAAGGAAGGCGACGAGATCATCATCAGCAAGAAACCGACAGGCACCCTGGTGCTTGACGATTTGAAGCCGGGCAAACACCTGTACCTGCTCAGCACCGGTACTGGCCTTGCTCCCTTCATGAGCGTGATCCAGGACCCGGAAACCTACGAGCGTTTCGAAAAAGTGATCCTGTGCCACGGCGTGCGTTACGTCAACGAAGTCGCCTACCGCGAATTCATCACCGAGCACCTGCCGCAGAACGAATTCTTCGGCGAGGCCCTGCGTGACAAGTTGATCTACTACCCGACTGTCACCCGCGAGCCGTTCGAAAACGAGGGCCGCCTGACCGACCTGATGCGCAGCGGCAAGCTGTTCAGCGACATCGGCCTGCCGCCGATCAACCCCGAAGACGACCGCGCGATGCTGTGCGGCAGCCCAAGCATGCTGGACGAAACCAGCGAAGTGTTGAACAGCTTCGGTCTGAAAGTTTCGCCACGGATGCGTGAGCCGGGCGATTACCTGATCGAACGGGCGTTCGTCGAGAAATAAGCACTGACCCAATAATGTGGGAGCTGGTTTGCCTGCGATTGCAGACCTCGGTTCAACTAAAGACCGAGGCGTCTGCATCGCAGGCAAGCCCGCTCCCACACTGGTTTTTGGGGTTTATCCAGCCGCAAGCACTTCCAGCACGCAAATCACCCCGGTCTCGGGATAGTGCCAACGCACATCCACATCCCAGAACTGTGCACCGTATTCGCGCTCTGGCCCTGGCGTCTGGTACGCCGGCCGTGGATCCTGTGCCAGGCACTGATCAATCAGTTCCACCAGGGGCTCGCCAAGGCGTTGGGCGTGGCTTTGTGCCTGTTGCAGGGCGGTCTTCAGCCACTGCACGGGGATCAGCTGCGGCGCGCCGCTGGCAATCTCATTGGTGGCCGTGTCGACGATGTCGGCATACGGCACATACGGCTTGATATCCAGCACCGGCGTGCCATCCAGCAAGTCGATTCCGGAAATCCACAGGCGGCCCGGTTCCACCTTGTCCAGCTTCACCACCGACTGGCCAATGCCATTGGGGCGATGAGTCGCGCGGGTGGCGAACACGCCCATTGACGTGTTGCCGCCCAGGCGCGGAGGGCGCACTTTCAGGCGAGGCTTGTCTTCCAGCGCCTGGTGGAACAGGAACAGCAGCCACACATGGCTGACCTGCTCCAGGCCCTGCACCGCTTCACCGCCGTCGAACGGCGCCACCAGCTCCAGCACGCCACGGGCGGCTGGCGCCAGCTGCGGTTGGCGGGGGATGGCGAACTTCTCCTTGAAGCAGGAGCGCACGAAGCCGACGGGCGAGACGGGGTAGGTCATTTCTGAAGCCTCAAGTTACAAGCTGCAAGCCACAGGCGTTTAACGTGCGGCTTGAGGCTCGTCGCTGTTCTCAAGCCCTGACGCGCAGCGTCAGCCCCTTGAGGAAGTTACGCAGCAACTGGTCGCCACACGGGCGGTAGTTGGTGTGGCCGAACTTGCGGAACAAGGCGCTCAGCTCAGGTTTGGACACCGGAAATTCAGCGGCCTTGAGGATGGCGTGCATGTCGTCTTCTTTCAGCTCGAAGGCCACACGCAGCTTCTTGAGGATGATGTTGTTGGTCACCGGTGTCTCGATCGGCTGCGGCGGGCGGCTTTCGTCCTTGCCGCGCTTGAAGATCACCAGGCCATCGAGGAAGTGGGCCATGACTTCATCCGGGCAGAACACGAAGCCTTCTTCCTCGTCCTTCTTGAGGTAGGTCAGCAGGTCGTCCTTGGTCACTTCCATGCCGCCGAGCTTGATGATCTCGACCATCTTGTTGTCGCTGATGTCGAGCATGTAGCGCACGCTGCGCAGTACGTCGTTGTGAATCATGGTAGGCAATCCTGGTATTCAACTGAGGACACCGCCACAGTGGGGCGGTGTCGAGAAAAGGGCCGCGGCTTAGAACTTCTCTTTGCCGGACAGGTAGCGCCATTGGCCGACCGGCACCTTGCCGATGGACACGCCGCCGATGCGGATGCGGCGAATGGCGATGACTTTCAGGCCAACCGCTTCGCAGAACAGCGCGATCACGCCAGGCTGCGGGTTTTTCATCGCAAAGCGCAGGCGGTTTTCGTTCTGCCAGCTGGCTTTGACGGCCGGCAGCTCCTTGCCTTTGTAGGTCAGGCCGTGGTTCAGGCGGTTGAGACCGTGGGCAACCATGTCGCCTTCGACTTCCACCACGTATTCCTGCTCGATCTTGGCGGCGTCGGCGGTCAACTTGCGCAGGATCTTCCAGTCCTGGGTAAACACCAGCAGGCCGCTGGCCTTGGCTTGCAGGTCGGCGCTGGCGGTGAGGCGCAGGAAATGGCCCTTGAGTGGGCGCTTGCCGAAGCGGTGTTCTTGCGAGAGCGTCTCGGCGCTGATCGACGCCATGGCGGTTTCGGCATCCACGCCGGCCGGGGCGTTCAGCAGGATGGTCACCGGTTCTGGCGCGGTGGCCTTCGCGTCGGGGTCGAGCTCGACCTTCTGGGTGGTGACCTTGAACTGAGGTTCGTCGATCACTTCACCGTCCACCGAGACCCAGCCGCCTTCGATGAACAGCTCAGCCTCCCGACGGGAGCAACCGACCAGTTCGATAAGGCGTTTGGAGAGGCGTATGGGGTCAGTCATGACAGGGGCCGTAGCAAAAGGGGGCAGCTATTGTACCTGCCTGGCGCCGGTTAATCCCGGCCCCATTTCAGTGCTGTCGCTTTTTGTGGGCCCAGGCACGCCAGCACCCACAGGTGTTCTGCGGTTCGTCAGCCGCTGCGCAGGTGTTGCTGCTGGCGCAAACGCATATGCAGCAACGGATAGGGCTGGCCCAGGCCGTCATGCTCCGTGCGCCCGATCACCTCGAACCCCTGTTTGAGGTAGAAGCCCAAGGCCTGGGGATTCTGCTCGTTCACTTCCAGCTCGTCGGCGTTCATGTGCTCGATCGCATAGCGCAGCAATTGCCGGCCAAGGCCTTGGCCCCGGTGCTGCGGGTCGATAAACAGCATCTCGACCTTGCCCGCGGCGACACCGGCAAACCCGGTGATGCGTTGGTACGAGTCTTTGGTGCAAATCAGCATCACTGTGTCCAGGTAGTGAGTCAGCACCAGGTTCCTCAGTAGCTCGATGTAGCTGTCCGGCAGGAAATCATGGGTAGCCCGCACCGAGGACTCCCAGATTTCAGTCAGTTTTTGATAATCACTGGATTTAGGTGTGTGGATAACCGAATGCCGACGCATGCTCGCTGCCCCTGCCGATGATTGGCGATGGGCAAACGATAGACCTAAAAAAGCCCCACATCTTGATCAGATGCAGGGCTTTTTACAGTGTTACCGATCAGTCGCGCTTTTCAGCCCACAGGTCGTATTCGTCGGCATCGGTCACGGTGCACCAGACCTTGTCGCCCGGCTTCAGGCCGCTGGCGTCGTCGATAAAGACGTTACCGTCGATTTCCGGCGCATCGAAGAAGCATCGGCCAACGGCGCCTTGCTCATCGACTTCGTCGATCAGTACTTCGATTTCCTTGCCGATGCGCAGTTGCAGGCGCGCCGAGCTGATGGCCTGCTGGTGCGCCATGAAACGCTCCCAACGGTCCTGCTTGACGTCGTCCGGCACCACGGCCAGGTCCAGCAGGTTGGCCGGGGCACCTTCAACCGGCGAGTACTGGAAGCAGCCGACGCGGTCCAGCTGGGCTTCGGTCAGCCAGTCCAGCAGGTACTGGAAGTCTTCCTCGGTTTCGCCGGGGAAGCCGACGATGAAGGTCGAGCGGATGATCAGTTCCGGGCAGATCTCGCGCCAGTTCTTGATGCGCGCCAGGGTCTTGTCTTCGAAAGCGGGGCGTTTCATGGCCTTGAGCACTTTCGGGCTGGCGTGCTGGAACGGGATGTCCAGGTACGGCAGGATCTTGCCGGCAGCCATCAGCGGGATCAGCTCGTCCACATGCGGGTACGGGTAGACATAGTGCAGGCGCACCCACACACCCAGGCTGCTGAGGGCTTCGCACAGTTCGGTCATGCGGGTTTTCACCGGCGCGCCGTTCCAGAAACCGGTGCGGTATTTCACGTCGACGCCGTAGGCGCTGGTGTCCTGGGAGATCACCAACAGCTCTTTGACGCCGGATTTGACCAGGCGCTGGGCCTCGTCCAGTACGTCGCCGACTGGGCGGCTCACCAGCTTGCCGCGCATCGACGGAATGATGCAGAAGCTGCAGCTGTGGTTGCAGCCTTCGGAAATCTTCAGGTAGGCGTAATGGCGTGGTGTCAGCTTGATGCCTTGCGGCGGCACCAGGTCGATCAGCGGGTTGTGGTCCTGGCGCGGTGGCACGACTTCGTGCACCGCGTTGACCACCTGCTCGTACTGCTGCGGGCCGGTCACGGCCAGCACGCTCGGGTGCACGTTGCGGATATTGCCTTCTTCCACGCCCATGCAGCCGGTCACGATGACCTTGCCGTTTTCCTTGATGGCTTCGCCGATCACTTCCAGGGACTCTGCCTTGGCCGAGTCGATGAAGCCGCAGGTGTTGACCACCACCACGTCGGCGTCCTGGTAGGTGGACACAACGTCATAGCCTTCCATACGCAGTTGCGTGAGGATGCGCTCGGAGTCGACCAGAGCCTTCGGGCAACCCAGGGAAACAAAGCCAACCTTGGGGTTGGCCTTTGCGATGGTGGTGGACATGTCTAACCTCGGTATTGAATGACGCCGCCAGTCGGGCACGACAGGGCTGCGGACGGGCGCTTGGTGCGCCTCTGATCAAAAAGTGCGCAATTCTAGCGACGGGCAACGCACTTGACCAGCTTTATGCGGGGAAATGCGACGAGTGCTGCGCTATGCTTCGCGCCGTTGCATACGGGTAAAAGCCCGGGGTCAATAAAACGTCTGTTACGAGAAGTAAAACAGCGCATGCTACGGTCAGCTTAGACGCGTTGTTTATAAAAGACCTCAGGTCAAAGGGCAGGAGTGGTTGATGGGTCACGCGAGTAGTCAGGCAGCAGGTGCCGAGGAATCAAATGCCAAGCCGATCGGCATGCTGGTGGCAGCGGTCGGGGTGGTTTATGGCGATATCGGGACCAGTCCGCTCTACACCCTTAAAGAGGTGTTCAACGGAGGGTATGGGGTTCAGGTCAACCATGACGGCGTGCTGGGGATCCTGGCGCTGATCTTCTGGTCACTGATCTGGGTGGTCTCGATCAAATACATGCTCTTCGTGCTGCGCGCCGACAACCAGGGCGAGGGCGGTATTATGGCGCTCACTGCACTGGCACGACGAGCGGCGGGGGAGCGCAAGAAACTGCGCAGTTTCCTGGTGGTATGTGGCCTGTGCGGCGCGGCGCTGTTCTACGGCGACAGCATGATCACCCCGGCGATTTCAGTATTGTCGGCCATTGAAGGCCTGGAATTGGCGTTCGACGGCCTGGAAAAGTGGGTGGTGCCGATCGCGCTGGTGGTGCTGGTAGCGCTGTTTCTCATCCAGAAACACGGCACGGACCGTATCGGCAAGCTGTTCGGTCCGGTGATGGTGACATGGTTCCTGGTCCTCGGCGGTCTCGGTGTGTATGGCATCACCCTGCACCCTGAGGTGCTCAACGCGCTGAATCCGATGTGGGGCGTGCGTTTCTTCGAGGCTCACCCAGGCATAGGCGTGGCCATCCTCGGCGCGGTGGTACTGGCATTGACCGGCGCCGAGGCGCTGTACGCCGACATGGGGCACTTCGGCCGCAAACCCATCGCCCGTGCGTGGTTCATGCTGGTGTTGCCGGCGCTGGTGCTCAACTATTTCGGCCAGGGCGCCATGCTGCTGGGCGATCCGGAGGCAGCGCGCAACCCGTTCTACCTCCTCGCCCCGAGCTGGGCGCTGATCCCGCTGGTCGTGTTGTCCACCCTGGCTACGGTGATTGCATCCCAGGCAGTCATTTCCGGTGCGTTCTCATTGACCCGCCAGGCGATCCAGCTGGGTTACATCCCGCGCATGCATATCCAGCACACCTCGAGTGCCGAGCAGGGCCAGATCTACATCGGCGCGGTGAACTGGTCGCTTATGGTCGGTGTGATCCTGCTGGTGCTGGGTTTCGAATCCTCCAACGCATTGGCATCGGCCTACGGCGTGGCGGTGACCGGGACTATGCTGATGACCACCATCCTGGTGTCGGCCGTGATGCTGCTGCTGTGGAAATGGCCGCCGATCCTGGCCGTGCCCGTATTGGTGTGCTGCCTGTTGGTCGA
Proteins encoded in this region:
- a CDS encoding tRNA-uridine aminocarboxypropyltransferase yields the protein MSHAVSRLRTQRLARAVRPFLNRGSRAERCPGCRVIPEYCLCAWRPSVAAKSAMCLLMHDVEPMKPSNTGWLIADVITDTTAFAWSRTEVDPGLLTLLADPQWQPYIVFPGEFVAPERVVSEVTVEEGKRPLFILLDGTWSEARKMFRKSPYLEQLPVLSLAPEQLSRYKLRRSKRDDHFCTAEVAALCLELADDLAACEVLDAYLDVFSTHYLAAKFQLPLDPTDIVHTRLAPYIPAV
- the erdR gene encoding response regulator transcription factor ErdR, with the protein product MATYEILIADDHPLFRSALHQAVTLGLGPDVRLVEVASIAELEARLTEKSDWDLVLLDLNMPGAYGFSGLVLLRGQYPQIPVVMVSAQEEADVVVRSKEFGASGFIPKSSAMEDIQKAVRTVLDGDVSWPPQAFEEINVSDEAKAARDGLASLTPQQFRVLTMVCEGLLNKQIAYELSVSEATIKAHVTAIFRKLGVRTRTQAALLLQQLESISQH
- a CDS encoding diacylglycerol kinase, with translation MSPFKGQTGIKRIFNAGGYSLDGLRAAFTGEAAFRQLVLLNVILIPVSFFLNVSRVERALLIAVCLLALIVELLNSAVEAAIDRISLDRHPLSKNAKDMGSAAQFVALTMITLVWAVILV
- a CDS encoding LysR family transcriptional regulator translates to MRFTLRQLQVFVAVAQQESVSRAAGLLALSQSAASTSITELERQSSCQLFDRAGKRLSLNALGHQLLPQAVALLDQAKEIEDLLNGKSGFGSLAVGATLTIGNYLATLLIGSFMQQHPESQVKLHVQNTAHIVHQVAHYEIDLGLIEGDCSHPDIEVQTWVEDELVVFCAPQHHLAKRGVASMDELTHEAWILREQGSGTRLTFDQAMRHHRSALNIRLELEHTEAIKRAVESGLGIGCISRLALRDAFRRGSLVPVETPDLDLARQFYFIWHKQKYQTSAMREFLELCRAFTAGVQRSDEIVLPSIA
- the fpr gene encoding ferredoxin-NADP reductase, with the translated sequence MSNMNHERVLSVHHWNDTLFSFKCTRDPGLRFENGQFVMIGLQQPNGRPLMRAYSIASPNWEEHLEFFSIKVPDGPLTSQLQHLKEGDEIIISKKPTGTLVLDDLKPGKHLYLLSTGTGLAPFMSVIQDPETYERFEKVILCHGVRYVNEVAYREFITEHLPQNEFFGEALRDKLIYYPTVTREPFENEGRLTDLMRSGKLFSDIGLPPINPEDDRAMLCGSPSMLDETSEVLNSFGLKVSPRMREPGDYLIERAFVEK
- the tsaA gene encoding tRNA (N6-threonylcarbamoyladenosine(37)-N6)-methyltransferase TrmO, whose product is MTYPVSPVGFVRSCFKEKFAIPRQPQLAPAARGVLELVAPFDGGEAVQGLEQVSHVWLLFLFHQALEDKPRLKVRPPRLGGNTSMGVFATRATHRPNGIGQSVVKLDKVEPGRLWISGIDLLDGTPVLDIKPYVPYADIVDTATNEIASGAPQLIPVQWLKTALQQAQSHAQRLGEPLVELIDQCLAQDPRPAYQTPGPEREYGAQFWDVDVRWHYPETGVICVLEVLAAG
- a CDS encoding YehS family protein, giving the protein MIHNDVLRSVRYMLDISDNKMVEIIKLGGMEVTKDDLLTYLKKDEEEGFVFCPDEVMAHFLDGLVIFKRGKDESRPPQPIETPVTNNIILKKLRVAFELKEDDMHAILKAAEFPVSKPELSALFRKFGHTNYRPCGDQLLRNFLKGLTLRVRA
- a CDS encoding rRNA pseudouridine synthase, encoding MTDPIRLSKRLIELVGCSRREAELFIEGGWVSVDGEVIDEPQFKVTTQKVELDPDAKATAPEPVTILLNAPAGVDAETAMASISAETLSQEHRFGKRPLKGHFLRLTASADLQAKASGLLVFTQDWKILRKLTADAAKIEQEYVVEVEGDMVAHGLNRLNHGLTYKGKELPAVKASWQNENRLRFAMKNPQPGVIALFCEAVGLKVIAIRRIRIGGVSIGKVPVGQWRYLSGKEKF
- a CDS encoding GNAT family N-acetyltransferase; amino-acid sequence: MRRHSVIHTPKSSDYQKLTEIWESSVRATHDFLPDSYIELLRNLVLTHYLDTVMLICTKDSYQRITGFAGVAAGKVEMLFIDPQHRGQGLGRQLLRYAIEHMNADELEVNEQNPQALGFYLKQGFEVIGRTEHDGLGQPYPLLHMRLRQQQHLRSG
- the rimO gene encoding 30S ribosomal protein S12 methylthiotransferase RimO; translation: MSTTIAKANPKVGFVSLGCPKALVDSERILTQLRMEGYDVVSTYQDADVVVVNTCGFIDSAKAESLEVIGEAIKENGKVIVTGCMGVEEGNIRNVHPSVLAVTGPQQYEQVVNAVHEVVPPRQDHNPLIDLVPPQGIKLTPRHYAYLKISEGCNHSCSFCIIPSMRGKLVSRPVGDVLDEAQRLVKSGVKELLVISQDTSAYGVDVKYRTGFWNGAPVKTRMTELCEALSSLGVWVRLHYVYPYPHVDELIPLMAAGKILPYLDIPFQHASPKVLKAMKRPAFEDKTLARIKNWREICPELIIRSTFIVGFPGETEEDFQYLLDWLTEAQLDRVGCFQYSPVEGAPANLLDLAVVPDDVKQDRWERFMAHQQAISSARLQLRIGKEIEVLIDEVDEQGAVGRCFFDAPEIDGNVFIDDASGLKPGDKVWCTVTDADEYDLWAEKRD
- a CDS encoding potassium transporter Kup — translated: MGHASSQAAGAEESNAKPIGMLVAAVGVVYGDIGTSPLYTLKEVFNGGYGVQVNHDGVLGILALIFWSLIWVVSIKYMLFVLRADNQGEGGIMALTALARRAAGERKKLRSFLVVCGLCGAALFYGDSMITPAISVLSAIEGLELAFDGLEKWVVPIALVVLVALFLIQKHGTDRIGKLFGPVMVTWFLVLGGLGVYGITLHPEVLNALNPMWGVRFFEAHPGIGVAILGAVVLALTGAEALYADMGHFGRKPIARAWFMLVLPALVLNYFGQGAMLLGDPEAARNPFYLLAPSWALIPLVVLSTLATVIASQAVISGAFSLTRQAIQLGYIPRMHIQHTSSAEQGQIYIGAVNWSLMVGVILLVLGFESSNALASAYGVAVTGTMLMTTILVSAVMLLLWKWPPILAVPVLVCCLLVDGLYFAANVPKIIQGGAFPVLAGIVLFVLMTTWKRGKQLLVDRLDEGGLPLPIFISSIRVQPPHRVQGTAVFLTARPDAVPHALLHNLLHNQVLHEQVVMLTVVYEDIPRVPASRRFEVDAYGEGFFRVILHFGFTDEPDVPEALKLCHLDDLDFSPMRTTYFLSRETVIASRIKGMARWRESLFAFMLKNANGNLRFFKLPVNRVIELGTQVEM